Part of the Prosthecobacter vanneervenii genome is shown below.
GGAGCCGTCTTGGCTGCATTGTTGGGTTTCACGTTAAACGCCACCTTGGTAAAGCCCACCCGCTTCGCCGCGTCCAGCACCTTCACCAGGTCTGCATAGCGCGTGTTCACATCCGCGCTGATGTACACCGGCGTCGCCGGGTCTTTCCCAAAGCGCTCCGCCAGCTTGCGCTCCATCTCAGGCAGCGTGATCGCGGCCTTGTCAAAAAACGCATCACCCGTCGCGTTCACCGCCAGGTTGATCATGTCAGGCTTGAAGTCCGACTGCGCAGAAGACGCCACCGGCAGGTTCACCTTGATCGTCTGCTGCTTCGTCATCGTCAGGCTCACCATCATGAAGGAGGCCAGCAGGAAAAACATCACATCGATCAGCGGGATGATCTCCAGCCGCGTCTTGCGTTCAGGCAGTGGGGAATGAAGCTTCACGGCGTGGATCAGGCCTTCGAGGTGACTTTGTCAAAACCATGCTGCGCAGCCAGGATCAGCACATTGTTCGCCGCAGCCTCCAGGTCAAACTTCAGCCCGGCCAGCCGTGAATGGAAATAGTTCATCGGCACCAGCGTGCCAATGGCGATGCCCAGACCCGCCGCCGTCGCGATCAACGCCTCACCGATACCGCCAGTCACCTTCTCCACCGCCAGCTCGCTGCTGCCGATGCTTGTAAAGCTCCCCATGATCCCCGTCACCGTGCCCAGCAGGCCCAGCAGCGGCGCCAGCGTCACGATCGTGTCCATCGCGCTCAGGTAGCGCCCCGCATCCCGCAGCTCCTGCCCGGCCGCCACTTCCAGCGCACCCTGCATGCTCGTATGCCGGTGGTTCAGCCCATGATGAATCATGCGCACCACCGGATCCTGGGAGCCCTTGGAAAACTCAATCGCCTTCGCCAGATCACCCGCCTCCAGCTTCTCATACACCTCGTCCAGCTGCTTCGAATTCCGCCTCGTCGCAAATCTCACCCACCAGAACACACGCTCCACAAAGATGCAGATGGCCACCAGGCTGACCACCGCGATGGGGTACATGATGGGACCGCCTTTGTGAAAAAGCTCGACGACAACGTTGGCAAGAATGGGCATGGGAAGTTGGATCAGATCAAAAGTAAAAATGAAATAGGGATATCTCAGCGCAGGCGGAAAGTCAGCGGTAGAGTGTATCGGCTCGCGGCACCGCCAGACCAGCGCCAGTTCCTCCGCACCCAGGAGGAGGCATACTCATCCAGCGCACTGTAGCCCGTGCTCCCGATGACAGTCACACTTTCCACCGAGCCCGATGGCCCCACGCTGATGCTCAGACGCACCGTCCCCTGCATACCACCGCTGCGGGCAAAGCTCGGATACGGCGGAGCCGGGAAAGTCCCCCTGCCGCTGCTGCCAGCCGCACCACGGCCGCCCGCCACACCTGCCTGCGGCGTGCTGGACTGTGTGCCCCCCCCGCTCGCAGTAGCCGTCGTGCGAGGCTTCGGCGTGGGCGCAGGCTTCGGCTTCACCACCGGATCCACCGGCGTCAGCGCCTGCTCGATCTTCGGCGCCGTCGGCACCGCAAAGATGTCCTCCATCGTCATCGCCTCCGCGATCTCCGGCAGGTCCAGATTCTCCATCGGCGTCTCAGGCGTCTCCAGCACCTCCGTCGGCAGCAGCGGCTCAGCTTCAGCCGTCTGCTCCGCACTCGCCTCCATCGACATCAGCTCCGCCATGGAGGTCTCCACCATCGGCAGCTCCTTCTCAGCCTCCAGATCCTCCAGCGTCTTCAGATGGATCGGCGGCAGGTCATCCGCAAACATCCCGATCACCCCCACCGTCAGAAAGCTCGCCGTGATCCCCACCAGCCAGCTCAGAATGATCACCCCCTTCACCACCCCCTGCTGCCGCAAAATGCTCGCCACCATGGCAGAGCCTGAGCCTGCTTTGGCAGCGGTGTTGGTGGAGTGAAATCCCATGGCGGGCAGGGAATGTAGCGCTGTGGAGGTCATAGACAATCGCGGCGGGATCTGAGGTTGATACGGTTTGCCACGATGTCAACTTGCAATTGCGACTCAGTCGCATCATTGTGCATCCATTGCCAAATCCGACACAAAAATTGTCCTTTTCCCCGATTTAATGCCCCCCGCTCATCCCACCCCCGAAGGCTCCCCGGAGGCTCGCAATGCCGAGGCCAAGGTCTGGATGAAGCGCGGCATCGCCCTCCTCACCGCCGGCACCCCCTCCGCCCTCCCCGAGGCACTCCAGTGCTTCGACCACGCCCTGGCCATCCGCCGCGAGTTGCCATTTGATTCCAGTTCCTTTTACCGCTGGCTGCTTACTGCCTGCTGGATGAACCGCGGAGACGTCCTCACCCGCCTCGGCACCCCCGCCGACCTCGCCGCTGCCATCCAGAGCTTTGACGAAGCCATCCACCACCTCCAGCTCCTCCCTTTGGAGGAAGACCCCCAGTATCGCAGCCGTCTCGCCCTGGCATGGATGAACCGCTCCCTCGCTCTCCGCGCACAAGCCACCCCCGAAAGCACATACGAGGCACTTGAGTGCCTTTCCCACGCCCAGAGGACTCTGGAGGAAAGCGCCACCCACGGGCGTCCGCTGGGAAATTCCATGCTTTGCACCCTCCTGGTCAATCGCGCCGCCCTGCTGCTGGAAGTCTCCCCACCACGCATGCAGGAGGCGATGCATGCCGCAGAGGAGGCCCTGGAGATGTGTCGTTCCACCGAACACCACGTGCTGCAGTCAGCAGAGCTCGGGCTCAAGGCCCGCCACATCTTCTGCCGCGCCGTGGCCATGCTGCTTGAGACTCCCCCCGTGGACACCAGCCGTGCCGACGACTGGATCCACCAGGCCACCGACAAAGTGGACGAAGCCATGCATCTCACCGCCACTTGGGAAAAACCCGGCATGCCCGGGCAATTCCACGCCCTCCGTCACGAGCTCTTCCGCTTCGGCTGCAGCCTGCTTCTGGCCTATCAGCCCCATTTCATGGCCGAGTTCCTCCTCGACGTCCTGGATCCCGAAAACGGCTCCTCCCTCCTGGCTCGGGACCAGGCCCTCTGCCAGGCAGGTCTCCAAGCCCTGAACCTCGCCGCCGAAGAACTGCGCCGCCGCGGCCCCCTGGACCTGGGCCTGCAGGGCATGGACCGGCTCCTCGCCGTGCTGGAATCCCTCAGCCAGGCCGCCGGACGGATCAAAATGCGCTCAGAACAGCATTGAACCGGGCAGTTTCTGTCCAAGAGCGAGGTTCTCCACCTAGGATTATTGACGGTCTTTAGGCCTTTCCGCTAACTGGCCTTCGCCAAAGCCCAACGCCCTCAATCAATATTCCCGTCGCTCATGCTTAAAACGTCCTCCTCAGAAGCGCTGTCGATCACCACACTCCTTTGCGCCGCAGGCAGCCTGGCTGCACAAAATGCCGAAACCAAACCTGCGGAGGAAACCAAGAGCACCACAAAGCCGACCGACTTGAAGGAAGTCGTCATCGAGGCTTCGGTTTACAATCCCAAGCGCATGCAGTCTCCCAAGTTCACGGAGCCTGCCCGCAACATTCCTCAGACACTCTCCATCATCCCCAGGCAGGTGATTGAAGATCGCGGTGCCTTCACTCTGCGCGATGTGCTCAAAAACACTCCCGGCATCTCCATGCAGGCAGGAGAAGGCATCAGCGGGCACAGCGGTGCAGACAGCCTGGCCATCCGCGGCTTCAGCTCCCGCAGCGACTGGTTCGTGGATGGCATCCGCGACTATGGCAACTACAACCGCGACCCCTGGAACATGGAGCAGGTGGAAGTGGCCAAAGGTCCGGCCTCCACCACCATGGGCCGTGGATCCACCGGCGGTTACATCAACACCGTCAGCAAAATGGCGAATCTGCAGGAATCCACCGTCATCAATTCCACCGTCGGCACCAGCAGTCTCTATCGCGGCACCGTGGACACCAATCAGAAGCTCGGCGACCACAGCGCCCTCCGTCTCAATGGCATGTGGAACTCGAATGACGTGGCAGGACGTGACAATATCTTCCAAAGCCGCTACGGCATCGGGGCCTCCCTGGCTCTGGGATTGGAAACCGACACCCGCTTCACACTGAACTACATGCGTCAGGAGGAAAACAATCTTCCCGACTTCGGCCTGCCTTTCGTCCCGACCAACGGCACCTTTGTTGGGGGTTACGCCTACCTGAACAGCTTTGCCAACCAGATCGCCCCGGTCAGCTTCGACACTTCCTACGCCCGTCGGAACTACGACTTCCAGAAGATCCAGACCGACATGATCACCGCGATCTTCGAGCACGACTTCTCCAAATCACTGAGATTCCGTAATACGACACGCTGGGCACGCAATCACTATGACGCCCGCACCGCAGCTCCGCGCTTCATTGACACAGACACCGCAACACCTGGCAATCAATACACCAGCCAGCTTGTTCTGGAAGATCAGCGCAGGAGACAGACCAACTCGAGCTTCACCAACCAATCCCTGCTCAACGCGGACTTTGACACCGGCAGGCTCCATCATGGCCTCGTGATGGGTCTGGAGTTCGCCTACGAGCAGCAGCTCACCGCCTCCCGCGCAGGCAATGTCATTGTCTCTGACCTGTTCGACTCCAGCGTGCGCGGGGCACTGACCCCCGGCCAGCAGGCCGCCAACCCACGGCGCACCACCACCATCCAGGGGGTCAGCCCCACCGATCTCCCGGCGGCGGCGGAGTCTCACCTGTCCACAGTTTCGGTTTATGCCATGGACACGGTCAAGCTCGGCAAGCACTGGCAGCTCAGCGGCGGCATCCGCTACGACCACATCCACTTCGTGCAGCACGGCTACTACTACACCGGGGCCAATGACATTTTTGGGGGCAGCAATCCCGGTCCTACCAACAACGACGATCTTTTCAGCTGGAAAGGCGCTCTTGTTTACAAGCCCGTGGATCACGGCAGCTTCTATTTCGGCTATGCCACCTCCTACAACGCCACGGCAGATGGTGGAAACTCCGGCCAGCTTGGTCTGACCATCCCGGGCGGTGCAGGCGGCATCGGCAACAACACCTTCGCGGGCTTTAATCCCGAAAAGGCTACCAGCTATGAGCTGGGCACCAAGTGGGACCTGTTCAAGGAGCGCCTGTCGCTGACTGCCGCCCTCTTCCGCACGGAGAAAACCAACGTCCGTACCACCAATGCCAACATCACAACCAACGCTGGCAGCCAGACCGTGGACGGGGTGGAAATCGGACTTGCCGGCCAGCTGACCAGCCGCTGGCAGGTCTTTGCCGGTGCCACTCACATGGCCAGCAAGGTCAACGCCTCATCCACGGCGGCAGAGCTCGGTCAGATGCTCCCCAATGCTCCTGATTACACCTTCAATCTCTGGACCACCTACAACATCACGGACAATCTCCAGATCGGTGGCGGCACCCAGTACATGGGCAAGATCATCGGCAGTTC
Proteins encoded:
- a CDS encoding biopolymer transporter ExbD; the protein is MKLHSPLPERKTRLEIIPLIDVMFFLLASFMMVSLTMTKQQTIKVNLPVASSAQSDFKPDMINLAVNATGDAFFDKAAITLPEMERKLAERFGKDPATPVYISADVNTRYADLVKVLDAAKRVGFTKVAFNVKPNNAAKTAP
- a CDS encoding MotA/TolQ/ExbB proton channel family protein; translated protein: MPILANVVVELFHKGGPIMYPIAVVSLVAICIFVERVFWWVRFATRRNSKQLDEVYEKLEAGDLAKAIEFSKGSQDPVVRMIHHGLNHRHTSMQGALEVAAGQELRDAGRYLSAMDTIVTLAPLLGLLGTVTGIMGSFTSIGSSELAVEKVTGGIGEALIATAAGLGIAIGTLVPMNYFHSRLAGLKFDLEAAANNVLILAAQHGFDKVTSKA
- a CDS encoding energy transducer TonB translates to MGFHSTNTAAKAGSGSAMVASILRQQGVVKGVIILSWLVGITASFLTVGVIGMFADDLPPIHLKTLEDLEAEKELPMVETSMAELMSMEASAEQTAEAEPLLPTEVLETPETPMENLDLPEIAEAMTMEDIFAVPTAPKIEQALTPVDPVVKPKPAPTPKPRTTATASGGGTQSSTPQAGVAGGRGAAGSSGRGTFPAPPYPSFARSGGMQGTVRLSISVGPSGSVESVTVIGSTGYSALDEYASSWVRRNWRWSGGAASRYTLPLTFRLR
- a CDS encoding TonB-dependent receptor is translated as MLKTSSSEALSITTLLCAAGSLAAQNAETKPAEETKSTTKPTDLKEVVIEASVYNPKRMQSPKFTEPARNIPQTLSIIPRQVIEDRGAFTLRDVLKNTPGISMQAGEGISGHSGADSLAIRGFSSRSDWFVDGIRDYGNYNRDPWNMEQVEVAKGPASTTMGRGSTGGYINTVSKMANLQESTVINSTVGTSSLYRGTVDTNQKLGDHSALRLNGMWNSNDVAGRDNIFQSRYGIGASLALGLETDTRFTLNYMRQEENNLPDFGLPFVPTNGTFVGGYAYLNSFANQIAPVSFDTSYARRNYDFQKIQTDMITAIFEHDFSKSLRFRNTTRWARNHYDARTAAPRFIDTDTATPGNQYTSQLVLEDQRRRQTNSSFTNQSLLNADFDTGRLHHGLVMGLEFAYEQQLTASRAGNVIVSDLFDSSVRGALTPGQQAANPRRTTTIQGVSPTDLPAAAESHLSTVSVYAMDTVKLGKHWQLSGGIRYDHIHFVQHGYYYTGANDIFGGSNPGPTNNDDLFSWKGALVYKPVDHGSFYFGYATSYNATADGGNSGQLGLTIPGGAGGIGNNTFAGFNPEKATSYELGTKWDLFKERLSLTAALFRTEKTNVRTTNANITTNAGSQTVDGVEIGLAGQLTSRWQVFAGATHMASKVNASSTAAELGQMLPNAPDYTFNLWTTYNITDNLQIGGGTQYMGKIIGSSGNASRVIPDYWTTDLMVSYRFTQNFSLRLNIYNVADNRYLDTVSSTGSATPGMGRYAALTASIKF